A window of Pomacea canaliculata isolate SZHN2017 linkage group LG3, ASM307304v1, whole genome shotgun sequence contains these coding sequences:
- the LOC112558712 gene encoding uncharacterized protein LOC112558712: MTAIMTQYVTTASLRKAVDSGNWFTVKALLNKRHVSKDVIEKSGLLHKLVTSTDISLTLMKDIVDKICSHHVDLNSLDEGGMGVLHRLCMSSDTEHDDILFLLLKKGVNINLTNIDNDTPLHVAAKCGSWRMMIALLRRGAKGGVANKEKRTVLHIFAEYFPSLKTLSQKYIDNIFTLLKKTSLHIDAVDCEGNTALHVAVGRGKSLIAEKLLTIGARADVVDADGRTVLHIMATQTHEYSSSFLMQIVKCGAKLEIKDCAGNTAFHLASIYENWHFLEMFTDTFVSKTDDNQIHFSFNDELRAAVEGRRWHVVKWMVKYSTDINKPDSQGLTLLQTLAQFNSDKNVDEAFSLLVDRGADFTVQTKDGENLLQFSIRHNNWLVAERLVRIGFGFCELDSEERLGLLQRLLEQKAKQPTSLFILLCNNAANITVRTQSGDTLLQMAAKHGNIAMVKYLARKSCRETLNKLDSEGFNIWHRLMQHQYEESSECRSRESPLLSVVNLLISKGADLLSQCTTGDTILHLAAKNNHWDIVNHLVEFGFDVNEADSEGLCLLHRLVKSKEDFRCSSCKLIENASYRLFQKLLRMGADPSFRTHSGDHVVHLAARQRNWTMVLHFFDQQKDVINELDSEGFNILHRLVQDNVTKRKSSLLVNLINKGVNPNISSPHAGSALNMAVKAHQWSFAILLVEMGADLDSQDPEGNTVLHVTAKMNNWSFVVYLLKKGAHAKLPDSEGYTVLHRCLSARRNTCGQLHQDCDTTMDLILNSDVDVTIQDPEGNLAIHLPAINGDMTLAYRLINTSVNLDLRDNEGFTWLMRASQQPSPEEERVNSNSDTVSVIKQLLDSGVDPEARSPDGMTAFEMAVQCNNWPAILALLPRCEVKIGDNVSLTKAQYLHELAKQKDIRDEELRSFTKTLLEHGLNINEVDSHGRSPLIVAAKHQNWNYVVLLLQYGAEANVNVDNQSLLYFIISNHKDIPLALLTALLDAIRSRGVDFNSRDYKGGTILFEENVYSTVSDGQDSSSSLFSLLVDIGVNPLLVDCKGRSLLRFALDLHGALALNLVKFLVQTGVTTINQGSHTAADIIWADIVSSVGKHQSHHPAALVESTSQSKMPSGYVISQNMPSLSDSLTLTKKTAELTSAAESAAWTLIGSLLSADNVTKCDIEQSFLLHKLAAAPEVGLSLAQGILKKILKHEVDINMIDKNKDTAVVVAARCDNTKMVMELLSRQAALPPDVTHVCSFLQTLTKNWKPQETPYMHALVVKLLWDRLQDTALHSCHKQLHHTLVRLAVTFHTSLVREMFVTEQQVNSLDSEGMAVLHRLAMFDSDDHIRLLHYFISKGANVNLQNTFGDTPLHIAAKNSNWMMMEALLHRQAYSDVTNCEQFSVLHIMASYTDSKPFSKIDQIFQLLIFNNNNVNKKDGEGNTALHLAALAGNITFMKTLLDHGARAEGVNDEQKTVLHMMAMTKREVFSNINPCINVLVLTVKRGADIQQKNCDGNSALHLAAKHDNWGLVEFLLKYVDDAAQPDSEGFNILHRLAMVISLQGRSLFHKVAQKVGDINAKSKQAIQPYTWLQNVRTGTCLALTTPVVIKTATLCCTWLPNMATGRLSKHLANLGAEADTPDSEGFSVLHRIAVTDRSHLVPVEEFAQHGTSINQKNPQGNTPLHLAVKNNNLEVAKELVKCGAGVNDVDAEGFTVLHRLGQRQNYDDLCKSLLELLLEKGARCDIESNKHESVCEIIVQNENWSMMKCLLDQGTLVFREYEAKCLLHQLVCSHHGDDYTNVCDLLIEKGLSVNTKNCDGNSVLHLAAVAGNWKLVEHLIQKGARENMVDSKGLSILHRFVTDAKREMYNYAHSLDTIIASSVDLNALDPRGNTALQIAAKRRLMGIVDRLIDSTENPNTKDDEGFTLLLRVSQTPSPECLSICQRLVQKGADINICSPDGESALHLAFKNNNWPVVELLMNSGARFEVEILEGLHPVHNLIEHFTSSEDNQLTLMTLLTQSGFSVSTQDSKGKTPAELAFTLKKWKLLKHLLESGAHLILRKGNSYFHEFAKCTSPEDMTDITRLLLSRGFDINLRNDEGDTPVHVAADKGNWDTVKTFMEHGANTNMLDTRGYCLLHKLLNCERFGDQVIVRAVYLQIIRRTRKDISNTRRRRQPPRARQQDSLAISCWQPRMEDGRRVNFIRSCF, from the exons ATGACAGCAATCATGACACAGTATGTGACTACAGCTTCATTACGAAAAGCAGTTGATTCAGGGAACTGGTTCACCGTCAAAGCACTGTTGAATAAAAGACATGTGAGCAAAGATGTTATTGAGAAATCTGGTTTACTGCATAAGCTGGTGACCAGCACTGACATCAGCTTAACGCTCATGAAAGACATTGTGGACAAGATCTGTTCACATCATGTCGACCTTAACTCTCTGGACGAAGGAGGTATGGGAGTTCTGCACAGACTTTGCATGTCCTCTGATACTGAGCATGATGATATCCTATTCCTTCTGCTCAAAAAGGGCGTCAATATTAATTTAACGAACATTGACAATGACACGCCTCTACATGTTGCTGCTAAATGCGGGAGCTGGCGGATGATGATTGCTTTACTCCGTCGAGGGGCAAAAGGTGGTGTTGCAAATAAAGAGAAGAGAActgttttacacatttttgctGAATATTTTCCCTCGCTTAAGACACTTTCCCAAAAGTACATTGACAACATCTTTACACTGCTGAAGAAAACGTCTCTACATATAGATGCCGTTGACTGTGAAGGCAACACCGCCCTCCATGTAGCAGTTGGACGAGGAAAAAGTCTCATTGCGGAGAAGCTGCTGACGATTGGAGCTCGTGCTGATGTTGTAGATGCAGACGGTAGAACTGTGCTGCACATCATGgcgacacaaacacacgaatATTCCTCGTCCTTTTTGATGCAAATTGTGAAATGTGGAGCAAAACTAGAAATTAAGGACTGCGCGGGAAATACTGCTTTCCATTTAGCTTCCATCTATGAAAACTGGCATTTCCTGGAAATGTTTACAGATACATTTGTATCCAAAACTGACGACAATCagattcatttttctttcaatgatgAGTTGCGTGCAGCTGTCGAAGGGAGACGTTGGCATGTCGTGAAATGGATGGTAAAGTACTCCACGGATATCAACAAACCTGACAGCCAGGGACTTACACTGTTACAAACACTCGCGCAGTTCAACTCTGACAAAAACGTGGATGAAGCATTCTCTTTACTAGTAGACAGGGGGGCAGACTTCACGGTTCAAACCAAAGATGGCGAAAACTTGCTGCAGTTTTCCATTAGACACAACAACTGGCTTGTTGCAGAGCGCTTAGTAAGGATTGGGTTTGGCTTCTGCGAGCTTGACAGCGAGGAACGACTTGGCCTTCTTCAAAGACTTCTTGAACAAAAAGCGAAGCAGCCAACATCACTTTTCATTCTCCTCTGTAACAATGCAGCCAATATTACAGTTCGTACTCAAAGTGGGGACACATTATTGCAAATGGCAGCAAAGCATGGCAATATAGCTATGGTTAAATATCTGGCTCGCAAGTCATGTAGAGAGACTTTAAACAAACTCGACAGTGAAGGTTTTAACATTTGGCACAGACTAATGCAGCATCAATATGAAGAATCGAGCGAGTGTCGTTCTAGAGAGTCGCCTTTACTTTCTGTTGTTAACCTTTTAATAAGCAAAGGAGCTGACCTTCTGAGCCAATGCACAACAGGCGACACGATACTGCATCTAGCAGCCAAAAACAATCACTGGGACATAGTTAATCATCTTGTTGAGTTTGGGTTTGATGTAAACGAGGCTGACAGCGAGGGCCTGTGCCTTCTACACAGACTTGTAAAATCTAAAGAAGACTTCCGATGTTCTTCGTGCAAACTTATTGAAAATGCATCGTATAGACTTTTCCAGAAGCTTCTCAGGATGGGAGCCGATCCCTCCTTCCGTACTCACAGTGGTGACCATGTCGTTCATTTAGCGGCAAGACAAAGAAACTGGACAATGGTCCTTCACTTTTTTGACCAACAAAAGGATGTTATTAATGAGCTTGACAGTGAAGGGTTTAACATCCTCCACAGGCTGGTTCAGGACAATGTCACAAAGAGGAAGAGCTCACTTTTAGTAAATTTAATAAACAAGGGAGTCAATCCGAACATATCATCTCCACACGCCGGAAGTGCATTGAACATGGCGGTGAAAGCCCATCAGTGGAGTTTTGCCATACTTCTGGTGGAGATGGGCGCTGATTTAGATTCTCAAGATCCTGAAGGTAACACGGTACTGCACGTTACTGCAAAGATGAACAACTGGTCCTTTGTAGTATATTTGTTAAAGAAAGGTGCACATGCAAAGCTCCCGGACAGCGAAGGATATACTGTCTTACACAGGTGCCTTAGTGCTAGGAGGAACACGTGTGGACAATTACATCAAGACTGTGACACTACCATGGATCTTATTTTAAACAGTGATGTTGATGTGACAATCCAAGATCCCGAAGGAAACTTAGCGATTCATCTACCAGCAATAAACGGAGACATGACTCTGGCCTATAGGCTGATAAATACTTCTGTGAACTTGGATTTAAGGGACAACGAAGGTTTTACATGGCTTATGAGAGCTTCACAACAACCGTCACCGGAAGAAGAACGTGTGAACTCTAACAGCGACACTGTAAGTGTTATTAAACAATTACTGGACAGTGGGGTCGACCCTGAAGCCCGTTCTCCCGATGGGATGACCGCTTTTGAAATGGCTGTCCAGTGTAACAACTGGCCTGCAATACTAGCGCTTCTTCCTCGATGTGAAGTGAAGATCGGTGACAATGTTTCATTGACGAAGGCACAGTACCTTCATGAGCTGGCTAAACAAAAAGATATTCGTGATGAGGAACTAAGGTCTTTCACGAAAACGTTACTAGAACATGGCCTGAACATCAACGAAGTTGACAGCCACGGTCGTTCACCTTTGATCGTTGCAGCAAAACATCAAAACTGGAATTATGTTGTTTTGCTATTACAGTATGGCGCAGAAGCAAATGTAAATGTCGACAACCaatctcttttatattttattatttctaaccATAAAGACATTCCGCTTGCATTACTTACGGCTTTGCTGGATGCCATAAGGTCTCGGGGAGTCGACTTCAATAGTCGGGATTATAAAGGAGGGACAATCttgtttgaagaaaatgtgtacTCTACTGTCTCCGATGGACAGGATTCTTCTAGCTCATTGTTTAGTTTACTGGTCGACATAGGAGTAAACCCTTTACTTGTTGATTGTAAAGGACGCTCACTGCTCCGATTCGCTTTAGATTTACATGGAGCTTTGGCATTAAACCTGGTGAAATTTCTCGTGCAAACTGGAGTAACTACCATCAACCAA ggtagTCACACTGCAG CTGACATCATCTGGGCTGACATAGTCTCCAGTGTTGGAAA GCACCAAAGTCACCATCCAGCGGCGCTCGTGGAGTCCACATCCCAGTCTAAGATGCCTTCAGGTTATGTTATAAGCCAGAACATGCCTTCCTTAAGCGACAGCCTGACACttacaaaaaagacagcagAATTAACATCAGCTGCTGAATCTGCAGCTTGGACTCTTATTGGCAGCTTGCTGAGTGCTGATAATGTCACAAAGTGTGACATAGAGCAGAGTTTTCTGCTCCATAAACTGGCAGCAGCACCGGAAGTCGGTCTCTCGCTTGCACAAGGCATACTGaagaaaatcttaaaacatGAAGTGGACATCAACAtgatagataaaaataaagatacagcTGTCGTGGTGGCTGCTAGATGTGACAACACAAAGATGGTGATGGAGCTTCTATCCCGACAGGCAGCTTTACCACCTGATGTAACACACGTGTGTTCTTTCTTGCAGACTCTGACTAAGAACTGGAAACCACAAGAGACGCCTTATATGCACGCGCTTGTTGTCAAACTGCTGTGGGACAGACTACAAGACACAGCACTACACAGCTGTCACAAACAACTTCACCACACACTGGTCCGACTGGCAGTCACGTTTCACACGTCACTTGTacgtgaaatgtttgtaacagaaCAACAAGTGAACTCTCTAGACAGTGAGGGGATGGCCGTGTTACACAGGTTAGCCATGTTTGATAGCGATGACCATATCCGCCTTTTGCACTATTTCATCAGCAAAGGGGCAAATGTCAATCTACAGAATACTTTCGGTGATACACCTCTACATATTGCTGCCAAAAATAGCAactggatgatgatggaggCTTTGTTACACCGACAAGCTTACAGTGATGTGACTAATTGTGAACAGTTCTCAGTCTTACACATAATGGCTTCTTACACAGATTCTAAACCTTTTTCGAAAATTGACCAGATATTTCAATTGTTAATTTTCAACAAtaacaatgtcaacaaaaaggacGGCGAAGGAAACACAGCCTTACATCTGGCAGCCCTCGCCGGTAACATAACGTTTATGAAGACATTGTTAGATCATGGTGCTCGTGCTGAGGGTGTTAATGACGAGCAGAAGACAGTTCTACACATGATGGCCATGACAAAAAGAGAAGTGTTCTCCAATATAAATCCCTGCATAAACGTTTTAGTGCTGACTGTAAAGAGAGGCGCAGATATTCAACAAAAGAATTGTGATGGTAACTCTGCTCTGCATCTTGCTGCTAAACATGACAACTGGGGCTTGGTGGAATTTTTGTTGAAGTATGTTGACGATGCTGCTCAGCCTGACAGTGAAGGCTTCAACATTCTTCACAGACTTGCCATGGTGATATCTTTGCAAGGCCGCAGTTTGTTTCACAAGGTGGCTCAAAAAGTTGGTGACATCAATGCAAAAAGTAAACAGGCGATACAGCCATACACCTGGCTGCAAAATGTCAGAACTGGGACATG CTTGGCGCTGACTACACCTGTCGTGATCAAAACGGCGACACTGTGCTGCACCTGGCTGCCAAATATGGCCACTGGAAGATTGTCGAAACACCTTGCAAACCTTGGGGCAGAAGCAGACACACCAGATAGCGAAGGGTTTTCGGTTCTTCACAGAATAGCAGTAACAGACAGAAGTCATTTAGTTCCTGTTGAAGAATTCGCACAGCACGGTACATCTATAAATCAAAAGAATCCGCAAGGAAACACACCTCTTCATCTTGCTGTCAAAAATAACAACTTGGAAGTGGCCAAAGAACTCGTAAAATGCGGGGCAGGTGTTAACGATGTCGACGCCGAAGGCTTCACAGTCCTTCACAGGCTAGGACAGAGACAAAATTATGATGACTTATGTAAATCGCTACTTGAACTCTTGCTTGAAAAGGGAGCTAGGTGTGACATTGAGTCAAATAAACACGAGAGTGTTTGCGAAATTATCGTTCAAAATGAAAACTGGAGCATGATGAAATGTTTGCTTGATCAAGGAACACTTGTATTCAGAGAATACGAAGCCAAATGTCTTTTGCACCAGTTAGTTTGCAGTCACCATGGAGACGACTACACTAATGTTTGTGACCTACTGATTGAGAAAGGATTGTCTGTTAATACTAAAAATTGTGATGGTAACTCGGTGCTTCACCTCGCAGCAGTTGCAGGTAACTGGAAGTTGGTGGAACATTTGATACAAAAAGGTGCACGTGAAAACATGGTAGACAGCAAAGGTTTGTCCATTTTGCACAGATTTGTTACTGATGCAAAGAGAGAAATGTACAATTATGCCCATTCTCTGGATACGATCATCGCTTCTAGTGTTGACTTAAACGCCTTGGACCCTCGGGGTAACACAGCATTACAAATTGCAGCAAAACGTAGGCTGATGGGCATTGTGGACCGCCTAATAGACAGCACTGAAAATCCAAACACAAAAGATGATGAGGGCTTTACTCTTCTGCTGAGAGTATCACAAACGCCCTCGCCAGAATGTCTTTCTATTTGTCAGCGTCTGGTGCAGAAAGGTGCTGACATCAACATCTGCTCCCCAGATGGCGAATCAGCTCTTCATCTTgctttcaaaaacaacaactggcCTGTAGTAGAATTACTGATGAACAGCGGGGCTCGATTTGAGGTTGAAATTTTGGAAGGTCTTCATCCTGTGCACAATCTAATAGAACATTTCACATCTTCAGAGGACAATCAACTGACACTGATGACATTGTTAACACAGAGTGGATTTTCGGTTAGCACACAAGATTCAAAGGGAAAGACACCAGCAGAACTGGCATTCACACTCAAAAAGTGGAAACTTCTCAAACACCTTTTAGAATCAGGAGCTCATTTAATTCTCAGAAAGGGAAACTCATATTTTCATGAATTTGCAAAATGCACTTCTCCTGAAGACATGACCGATATTACACGTCTCTTGCTTAGCCGTGGTTTCGACATAAACCTCAGAAACGACGAGGGTGATACGCCTGTCCATGTGGCGGCTGATAAAGGCAACTGGGACactgtaaaaacatttatgGAGCACGGCGCCAATACAAACATGCTTGACACTAGAGGTT
- the LOC112559063 gene encoding serine/threonine-protein phosphatase 6 regulatory ankyrin repeat subunit B-like, whose amino-acid sequence MPSGYVISQNMPSLSDSLTLTKKTAELTSAAESAAWTLIGSLLSADNVTKCDIEQSFLLHKLAAAPEVGLSLAQGILKKILKHEVDINMIDKNKDTAVVVAARCDNTKMVMELLSRQAALPPDVTHVCSFLQTLTKNWKPQETPYMHALVVKLLWDRLQDTALHSCHKQLHHTLVRLAVTFHTSLVREMFVTEQQVNSLDSEGMAVLHRLAMFDSDDHIRLLHYFISKGANVNLQNTFGDTPLHIAAKNSNWMMMEALLHRQAYSDVTNCEQFSVLHIMASYTDSKPFSKIDQIFQLLIFNNNNVNKKDGEGNTALHLAALAGNITFMKTLLDHGARAEGVNDEQKTVLHMMAMTKREVFSNINPCINVLVLTVKRGADIQQKNCDGNSALHLAAKHDNWGLVEFLLKYVDDAAQPDSEGFNILHRLAMVISLQGRSLFHKVAQKVGDINAKSKQAIQPYTWLQNVRTGTWSSC is encoded by the coding sequence ATGCCTTCAGGTTATGTTATAAGCCAGAACATGCCTTCCTTAAGCGACAGCCTGACACttacaaaaaagacagcagAATTAACATCAGCTGCTGAATCTGCAGCTTGGACTCTTATTGGCAGCTTGCTGAGTGCTGATAATGTCACAAAGTGTGACATAGAGCAGAGTTTTCTGCTCCATAAACTGGCAGCAGCACCGGAAGTCGGTCTCTCGCTTGCACAAGGCATACTGaagaaaatcttaaaacatGAAGTGGACATCAACAtgatagataaaaataaagatacagcTGTCGTGGTGGCTGCTAGATGTGACAACACAAAGATGGTGATGGAGCTTCTATCCCGACAGGCAGCTTTACCACCTGATGTAACACACGTGTGTTCTTTCTTGCAGACTCTGACTAAGAACTGGAAACCACAAGAGACGCCTTATATGCACGCGCTTGTTGTCAAACTGCTGTGGGACAGACTACAAGACACAGCACTACACAGCTGTCACAAACAACTTCACCACACACTGGTCCGACTGGCAGTCACGTTTCACACGTCACTTGTacgtgaaatgtttgtaacagaaCAACAAGTGAACTCTCTAGACAGTGAGGGGATGGCCGTGTTACACAGGTTAGCCATGTTTGATAGCGATGACCATATCCGCCTTTTGCACTATTTCATCAGCAAAGGGGCAAATGTCAATCTACAGAATACTTTCGGTGATACACCTCTACATATTGCTGCCAAAAATAGCAactggatgatgatggaggCTTTGTTACACCGACAAGCTTACAGTGATGTGACTAATTGTGAACAGTTCTCAGTCTTACACATAATGGCTTCTTACACAGATTCTAAACCTTTTTCGAAAATTGACCAGATATTTCAATTGTTAATTTTCAACAAtaacaatgtcaacaaaaaggacGGCGAAGGAAACACAGCCTTACATCTGGCAGCCCTCGCCGGTAACATAACGTTTATGAAGACATTGTTAGATCATGGTGCTCGTGCTGAGGGTGTTAATGACGAGCAGAAGACAGTTCTACACATGATGGCCATGACAAAAAGAGAAGTGTTCTCCAATATAAATCCCTGCATAAACGTTTTAGTGCTGACTGTAAAGAGAGGCGCAGATATTCAACAAAAGAATTGTGATGGTAACTCTGCTCTGCATCTTGCTGCTAAACATGACAACTGGGGCTTGGTGGAATTTTTGTTGAAGTATGTTGACGATGCTGCTCAGCCTGACAGTGAAGGCTTCAACATTCTTCACAGACTTGCCATGGTGATATCTTTGCAAGGCCGCAGTTTGTTTCACAAGGTGGCTCAAAAAGTTGGTGACATCAATGCAAAAAGTAAACAGGCGATACAGCCATACACCTGGCTGCAAAATGTCAGAACTGGGACATGGTCAAGCTGCTAG